The sequence below is a genomic window from Cucumis melo cultivar AY chromosome 5, USDA_Cmelo_AY_1.0, whole genome shotgun sequence.
TGCCTCTGAATTAATGTATGAGAAGCACTGTGAGCACAAATTTCAAGGTAGCACATGAACAGTTATCCTAAATCTCTCAGATTATGAAAGATGATTCAACAATTCACCAATACTGGAGCTTCAACTATTCACACATTCCCTACAGAGCCGTTTCACGTCATTATCAGTTCAGTTACCACAACTATCTCTAGGCACAAGCCTGAGCAAATCAAACCAGGTCCCTTTCTTTATTCCTTTGTTGCTCTTTTTTGGAGTGGTTTTTCTAATTTCCTACATCttatcaatgttttaaaatgcTAAAGGAAGCCTCGAGATGGTATGCCGTGTGTTATGACCAAATagtgaattgaaaaaaaaaaatttaaatcctAAATTGTTATGACCAAATACTGCTGAACATGATTGTCATATATAAgtgtaaaaagaaaatatgcCCCCACATTTTCACTTAATCAAAAATCCAGAAGGGTATCTTTATCATCACTACGACTACTCTTATTATCATTAATAGGATTGATTTACACTATAgatttttatcttcaattttttttgaagTCACAGCAAAAAAAGTGGTCCTAATTCAAATTGCCACAACTCAAACCTTAATATTTTAAGAAGGTAGGTAAATCTCTATTATTTTTCTAATCATTCTACAAGGGCCACGAGGCACAGAGACCTTACGCCTCAATAAGTAAGCCTCTTATGGCTCAAAGAACGCATAAGTTTCGAGGCTAAAACTTAGAATTAAGGCCAAGGTGCAAGTCTCAATAGCTTTTTGAAACATTGATCTTAGAAGCAGTCACATTCAAATCCATGGAACTGAATGGGCATTAAAATAACCAAATATTGCAGAGAACAAGGCGTTTTTGGTCAAAAGAAAGCCAAGACACTGCTCAACTTATGATTTAATATCATCCCAAAGGTTGGTCTAGTGGTACATAACTTCTCTAAAACAGGGTATCACTTCTGTGGAGGGACATTGGTGAGATCCATAAGCATAAGAAATATTCAAAGCAAATGAGTTTATGTAATTCAACCAATGACATCACACCTCTCCTTACACaaacaaaatgaaagaaaacacGCATATATTTAAGTGGTTTCTCTGCACAGAGCTGTTGGATCGAAGACACTAATTATCAAACCTTCTGGCGAGAACTAAGAGCATATAGAAAGAACCATAGTCAAATCATTGTATATAAAAGCAAGCAATCCAGTAAGCATTCAATGGCCAAACAAACCTCGCCAAAAGACACACAGAACTCAATCATAAACCAATACATATATTCAAATACAGTTATTGAAAGGCAAAAAGGCAATGCGCAATTTGGATTCCAAATGCAAGAAATTTTTAGATAAATACTTTTAGCTACCTGAAATGATAATGACCAAGCCCGTGTTTGACGCCCCACTTGAATTCCCCAACGAATCGGCTTCCATCGTCGCAGGTATGAACTCCACACCCATGGCTCTGCCCATTAGACCACTCTCCGGCATAAACATCGCCAGTGTAAAACCTATACATCCCAAAACCGTGGCGTAGCCCCTGCCGGTACTGCCCACGGTACCGGCTTCCTCTAGCCCATGTCTCAACTCCATATCCATCATATTTTCCATCAATCCAGTCTCCTTCATATCTACCACTCATATAGTAATAATAAACACCACTACCTGAACACTTGCCCTTATGAAACTCACCCTCATAAACATCGCCATCACTGTAGACCTGAACCCAACAACCAGAATTCAATCTCTTCTCTGATTTTGACCGAGACCCAATTGACCAAAAAACCGGAAGATGCGTTCTAGACGACGAAGATGATGAAATGAGCTTCACAGGGAAAGAGCGAGCGAAGAATAAACGTATGGAGGGAAGGCGAGGAACAGCGAGATTAAGAGAGAACAAAAGGGCAGCAGAGAAAGCAAAAGCCGAAAGAAAATCAAGGAAGAAAGAATGGGTTGGATGGGATACcaagaaatagaaaaagggtagagaaaacaaaagaatcaacCGCAAATGAACACGAAGCCGGCGAAGCTGCTTGAGGCGACGGAGCAAACGGAAAGCGGCACTCCGAACGGCCAAAGaaacagaaaagaaagaaggatCGACGGAATTGAATTGAGGGGCTGAAGGAAGACGATAAAGAGTTGGGGATTTAGTGAGAGAAGAGTGATTATGGGTCAAAAGGGGTCTCTTATAAGGCGAAGTAGACGAAGAAGATGAAGGCGACGGCACAATCGGGTCATGATGAGAAGGAGTTTCAATTAGGATTTGAGGGGTtgtgaaagaaagaaaggaatgatgagattgattattattattattagtatgaGGCTGCGGCGGCGGATGTTTCTGATGAATTGAGATTGAAGAAGGGAAAAGAAGAGGAGGAGATGGATTGAAATCGGAAGAGACGCCGCTGCTTTCTTTTCCGATCTGAACTTCAGATTTCTTCTGATGCATTACATAAGAAAAAAACCcaattgaaaaaagaagaagaagaagaagaagaagaagaagaagaagaagaagaagaaaaacaccAACCtagattcaaaataaaaatcaaaagcaaaacaaaaaggaatcaaatttctcccCCGAAAGAAAAGTTTCAATCTTCAACTTCAAAATCTAAGACTCAGAATCcttcttcttgttcttgtaAGAAGCTTATGGTTAAGCGTTTAAATCTTGGAATTCAGCGGAAAAAACTCGATGATGCGGTTCTCCAAAATCCACCCAGATAGAGAGAGAAATGAAGCAGTGTGGAGAGAGAAGGAGCGGTGTGCGCGTAGAATTTATGGAATTACAATttcatttatattattattatcaaccCAAAAAAAGCAAATCACATCCGCTTTTACCAAAATAGCCTTACGGTTTCTGGAAAATTACTTCGTTGAAATTAGTTCCACGGGGGTATATGGTGTCAATGAGTTCATTTTCTTTCTCACATATGAATTCATTTTCAATTACggaaaatcaaaataatttttattttagtacCCTCTATAAACCCTCCAGTTTTATGTccaaattttaccttaaataaattaaatctattaAGAGAGAGTGTCATAATCTTAATTTTAAACTAAaactgttttctttttccttttttacttttaataaaaaaacGTGTGTTATAAATAAATAGTGATTCCAAGCATGCCCTTTGTAATTGAGTCATTAGATATGGTTCAAAAGATTGATGGTTTAAAATGTGactctcttttttctttatcaacttatttaataattaattgtgCATTACTTAGACTTCAATTTCACCAAATTTCACTATCCTTAATATTTTAGATATGGTTTCTCTTGTAAAAGTGTTTTTATTTcgtgaaattgaaaaataaggtATTCTTGAAAAACATGTTTCGTAAACTTGAatttgtgttgatgttgattaTAGTGCGACGCGTTTCGTTTTCTAGTATTTGACCTAtacttgatttgaggaagtgaAGCACGTAATATTCTTCAAATTGAATTCAGATAATGTATCTTCAAACGAACTTTCCAGAGTTAGGTGAGAAACGGAGCACATGTGATGTATCTTCGAAAGAACTTTCTAGAGTTAGAAAaaaatttatgtaaattttatgagtaaaaacctttttttggtagtcaaaataaataatattttacttAAACTAAAATGATTAATTTGATCCAACGAACACGTGAAGTCATTATAATTGTGTCAATTTAtgtcttcaatttcaatttaaacctttaattagttttaaatttaattatttatatttttcgacgttaatttaataaataacgtgacaatttgtaattgtttgttgattataaaatttaatttgataaaattataagagtttttttttttttttttttggttatatTCATGGACGTTCTGGACAAACTAACTATTTAGTTCTTTGACTTTTaacttataataatttaggaggTGTACTATTTAgtatttagtttttagtttaaatatacaaAAGATAAAAAACAATAGACCTTtgatagaacttttttttttttatatggtaaagagattaattattatatactacattttaaaagtaaattaataCCCATTTATACAAATTAGTcactatataataaaatttagggGTGTtggtaaaaatagcaaaataaaatttatgataatagagtTTGTgttactatattttttaaatcgtAATCCttttgatatatctaattatcATATTTGCAAGATGCAAAAGAGAGAGGTGCTATAGATcgttttctatttttctttgtaatttttctaaaatttattcaaacctcaacaaaaatatcaaaatcaaaattattgaTAAAACTACCTTTGCTCTCCATCTCTATATTTTTTCTAACacattcttattttttaattgaattatatatatattttttagaaggAGACTTAAGCGAATTAACTTAttgattaataattaattaattgatgtTGAGTATGTAGAATATTCTTTAGGATGGTATTAAATAATGGTCTTAATTTTTtattcaagaaacaaaaaatatttatatgctACATAtgatatacatacatatacttAGTAATTGTCGACCCATTTGTCTGTGTCCTCTTGTTTTAATCATTAtatcttcaaatttcaaatagttttttttctctttcttctaaATCAACGGTGGACAAATCTAAAATGAGTTTTAGCAATTTGTTTAGGGTAAAATTCTAGAGAAAATGTAGTTGGTAAAGTTGGATATGAGTTTCCTGTTAGTTCAATATTTAACCTTCAATTTGTAATATTTGCTTGGAAAGCAAAGCATATAGTGTTCACATCCCAATTTTTGATCTTTCATTACTAATTTTAGTGTTCAAGTGATGTTTGATCCTTAATATAGCCTGCAgagttttttgtttcttgaattCTTTCTAAACTTTTCGTGgactaaatatataatttaaccaACAAACTTAGTACCtacaaaattcaaatattcTTCAGAACCATCAATTTGATCATTTGCTTGCCTAATGTATTAAATTAGTTTTCAATTTCAGCTATCTTAGCAAAGAAGTAgtcaaattttgttataattttattttatatatatatatatatatatatatatatatataatattattaatctactactttattaatatatttaaatatatttgaacACGTAGATAGATATGTGACTCTCATATTACTCGACAATTAACAGATAAAACTCAAAGTGTATATTGTATTAATAAACTCACATGCCTAAAACTAAAATCCTCCATCATTActtcttaaaagttcaaattgttgtttcttttttggggggcatttttttaatatagaaaagaaatattGAATTTATAAAACCCCACTAAAAAACTTGAATGCAAAGAAATGCAATAGttttgaaattaataaaataagatGATTATAGTTGGAGGGGAAG
It includes:
- the LOC103496903 gene encoding uncharacterized protein LOC103496903, whose translation is MHQKKSEVQIGKESSGVSSDFNPSPPLLFPSSISIHQKHPPPQPHTNNNNNQSHHSFLSFTTPQILIETPSHHDPIVPSPSSSSSTSPYKRPLLTHNHSSLTKSPTLYRLPSAPQFNSVDPSFFSVSLAVRSAAFRLLRRLKQLRRLRVHLRLILLFSLPFFYFLVSHPTHSFFLDFLSAFAFSAALLFSLNLAVPRLPSIRLFFARSFPVKLISSSSSSRTHLPVFWSIGSRSKSEKRLNSGCWVQVYSDGDVYEGEFHKGKCSGSGVYYYYMSGRYEGDWIDGKYDGYGVETWARGSRYRGQYRQGLRHGFGMYRFYTGDVYAGEWSNGQSHGCGVHTCDDGSRFVGEFKWGVKHGLGHYHFRNGDTYAGEYFADKMHGFGVYQFANNGHRYEGAWHEGRRQGLGMYTYRNGETQSGHWQNGVLDVPSTQNSTYPVSPVAVYHSKVLNAVQEARRAAEKAYDVGKVDERVNRAVAAANRAANAARVAAIKAVQKQMQRGRNNDNMPVTVV